CCAGGCGGGCGCCCGTGGGCAGCGCGGCGAGTTCGGCGGCGCGCTGGTCCTTGAGCGCTGCGGTGTCGACGCCGGCGAACATGTCGAGCATGCGGGCCAGAGGGTCGTAGGTGGTGTTGCCGTCGGCGTCGTATTCGCGGCGGTCCCAGACCAGGTCCAGGGCCACCTTGCGCTGCTCCTCCGGGAGGGAGGCGAGCGGGACGATCTTGGCGGCGTCGATGATGCCGCTGGTCAGGCCGGCCTGGACGGCTTCGTGCAGGAACACGGAGTTCAGGACGATGCGCGCGGCCGGGTTCAGGCCGAAGGAGACGTTGGAGACGCCGAGGGTGGTGTTGATGCCCGGGTACTTCGTGGTGATCTGGCGGATGGCTTCGATGGTTTCGATGCCGTCGCGGCGGGTTTCCTCCTGGCCGGTGGCGACGGGGAAGGTGAGGCAGTCGACGATGATGTCCTCGACGCGCATGCCCCATTCGCCCACCAGGGAGTCGACGAGGCGGGAGGCGATGGCCACCTTGCCCTCGGTAGTGCGGGCCTGGCCTTCCTCGTTGATGGTCAGGGCGATGACGGCGGTGCCGTGTTCCTTGACCAGCGGCATGATGCGGGCGAAGCGGCTATTGGGGCCGTCGCCGTCCTCGTAGTTGACCGAGTTGACCACGGGGCGGCCGCCGATGAGTTCCAGGCCGGCCTTGAGGACGGGAGGTTCGGTGGAGTCGATGACGAGCGGGAGGGTGGAGGCGGACGCGAACCGGGAGACGATCTCCTTCACGTCCGCCACGCCGTCGCGGCCCACGTAGTCCACGCAGACGTCCAGCAGGTGGGCGCCGACGCGGATCTGTTCGCGGGCGATGTCCACGCAGTCGTCCCAGCGTTCATCGAGCATGGCCTGGCGGAAGGCCTTGGAGCCGTTGGCGTTGGTGCGCTCACCGATGGCCAGGTAGGCAGACTCCTGGTGGAAGTTCACGTGCTGGTAAAGGGAGGCGACGCCGGCCTCACGTTCCGTGGGGATTCTCGCCGGCGCGTTGTTTGGCTTTGTCTCCACGGCTTTGGTGCGGAATGGCGCAAGACGTTCGACGACGGCGGCCATGTGTTCCGGCGTCGTACCGCAGCAGCCGCCCACCAGGCCCAGGCCGAATTCACGCACGAACTGTTCGTGCGCGGTGGCGAGCTCGGCGGGTGAGAGCGGGTAGTGCGCGCCGTTGGCGCCGAGGACGGGCAGGCCGGCGTTGGGCATGCAGGCGATGGCGACGGAGGACTGCTTGGAGAGGTGGCGGAGGTGTTCGCTCATCTCGTCCGGGCCAGTGGCGCAGTTCAGGCCGATGGCGTCGACGCCGAGCGGTTCAAGGGCGGTGAGCGCGGCACCGATTTCGGAGCCCATGAGCATGGTTCCGGTGGTCTCGACCGTCACCTCGACGAAGATGGGGAGGCGGACGCCCTTGGCGACGATGGCCTGCTTGCAGCCGTTGACGGCGGCCTTGGTCTGCAGGAGGTCCTGGCTGGTTTCGATGAGGAACGCGTCCGCGCCGCCGTCGATGAGGCCCTCGGCCTGCAGCGCGAAGGTTTGCTTGAGGTGGTCGTAGCTGGTGTGGCCGAGGCTGGGAAGCTTGGTGCCGGGGCCCATGGAGCCGAGGACCCAGCGCATGCGGCCGTCTGTTTCTTCCGCAGCTTCGGCGCGTTCGCGGGCGATTTTGGCGCCCTTGAGGGCGAGTTCCTCGATGCGGTCGTCGATGCCGTAGTCGGAGAGGTTGGACCAGTTGGCGCCGAAGGTGTTGGTTTCCACGGCGTCGATGCCGGTGGCGAAGTAGGCGTCGTGGATGTCCGCGATGACGTCCGGGCGCGTGTCGTTGAGGATCTCGTTGCAGCCCTCGAGGTTTTGGAAGTCCGCGTCCAGCTGCAGGTCGCGCCCCTGCAGCATGGTGCCCATGGCGCCGTCGGCGATGACCACCCGGTGGTTCACAGCGTCCAGGAGTTCCTGGGAACGGGCGGGACGGGGGACGGACTCGATGTCCAGTGCGAAACGAGGCATTTAAACAGGTTACGGTCGGGGGCGCCTGCGTTGCGCTGTGTGTCCGGATGCTACGGCGAGGGTGGGGGCGCCGCAGATTCCGCGTCCTCAATTCAAAAACCCTCTCTCACCAAGTTTTGACCACGTTCGCTCCAGTAGTTTTCGCAGTCGACTTCTGACCCAACGATGCAAGGAAAATCGGGCCTTTTGGCAGGGTTCCTCGCTTGGCCGTCGGCGCTGGCAAAAGGGTCGTTTTTGATCATCACCATTTCCCCAGGCGCTGCGTCGCCAGGAAAAAGCTGAGCCAGCGGCTGCACTAGTATCGCGATATGGCTACTAAGACAATGTGGAAGTCCGACGGTGATGTGTGGGTCTTCGAGGAGGGCGAGCTCGCGAAGGTAACGCTGCGAGGCGAGAACCGCCAGAAAACTGCTGATTTCCGAGTCCTCAGGGTGATCAACGGGGCGCTGGTAGAGACCGACCTGAAGGGTCTTTCGAGGTACGGCTGGAAGGGACCCTTCGTGAGTTGGTCGGGAACTTACGAGCTTGAGGTAGAGGTCGAGGTCGAGGAAAGCGAGAGCGACGGAGACACGGCCAGCTCCGGCGAAGGCGAGGAAACATCAGCAGACGGTCCGGCGGAGCCTCATTCAGGCGCCAAATAACGCCGCGAAAAGGCGGCCATTTATCGCCGAAAGTTACAATTTTCGGAGGCATGCCGAGGTTTGGGTCAGGAACGGTCGTTATTGACGGCATTACCGAACGCTCCGGCCGCCTGCAGGTTGAACCGCTTTCGCCACTCCCACGGGGCAATGCGCGGAGAGAGTTTTTCTGCGTATAACATTCAGTCACATGGCCTACAACGCACACGTCCTCAAAGTCCTTATTGCCTCTCCGACTGATACCGGAGAAGCCCGAGATGCGGTCGAAGAGGTGCTCCACAAGTGGAATAGTCGACGGTCTGAGCGGGAACGTGTCATGATTCTTCCCCGTAGATGGGAGAACGATTCGGTGCCCAAGACGGGCGGCGACGGCCAACAGATGATCAACGATCAGCTTGTTGATTCCTGCGATATTGTGATCGGAATCTTTAATTCGAAACTTGGCGGACCTACTCCGCGAGCAATATCAGGAACTGTCGAAGAAATAGAGGCTGTTGATAAAGCGGGTAAACCTGTGCATGTCTTCTTCAGCAATGAACTCGTCCCCCGCGGTGCAGAAGAAACTTCGATTGAGCTTAATAAATACCGTAAGCAATTCGAGAAAAAGGGACTTTATTTCGCCTACGACAACTTGCAAGACCTCACCAGGAAGGTCGATGAGGCGATTGAACACGATATAACGGCTCTGAACCTGTCCGTCGAGGCTGACAGCGCGCGACCGACACCCACTGGAGCCAAACCTCAGGCGAGTCACCAGGAGACTCGTTATGCCAAGAAGATTCGGGTCCAGAACCTGGGCGATACCGCCGCAGAATCATTTACTCTGAAATTAACAGGGCAAGGTGGTAAGGCACCTATGGTCACTAACCCTCACATACTCCCTACTATCACTCCACTCGGAGAGTTCGTTTGGGACTTGAACTGGTCTAGTGCACAGACCGGAAACGTTCTTGCAGAAATGGAATGGGAAGAAGACGGCCAGCCGAAAGAATTGAAGCAGTCAATAGCACTTCCCTTCAACTAGGTGACGGCACCGAGGCAAGACTGAACTGTTGCATCAGCATCAGTGTCCATGAAACCGAAAAGGGGCACACTGTGCCGGCCTTTTCATTTTTCCCTCTGCAAAGGAAATCTTTGGTTCAGCGGAGCTGAAGTGTTTGTGATGCTGCCGCGAGCTGGGTACCGCGTTGTTCATGGTCGCGCGGCTGGATGGTGGCACCCTGGAACATCGCGGTGACTGGCGGTCCGTCGCGGGCGAGTGGTTTCGCCCTGGCGGCGGACCGCCCGACCTACGGGAGGTTCCCGGTCCGCCGCTGGTGGTTTGTGCCTTGCCGGGCGGGTTGGTTACCGCCCGGCAAGGGTCTTCTACGCGGCTTCGGTGCTGGTTTCCTTGCCGCTGTCGATGATGATCTGCTCGGCCTCGGATGCGGTGTAGCTTCTCCGGACTACTGGCGCTCATCAATTGATACTCAAGGGGCGGGGCAACAGCCTAAATGTGCCTGATAGGTCACCCACAAGTTCGATGGGGTCAGGACAAGTCCGAGGAGGGTCGATTGCCGATGAGTACATGCCCCTTTTGAGGGCTACGTCGCTGAAGTCGTTGACGTAAGAGTCTCAGGATGCCCCTACCTCTGCGCCTAATTGCCTTGGCAACCAGGAGCAGTGAACCGGCGCCGAGCACAACGAAGAACAAACCCATCACGTACCAAGTGAGCGACGCAGGAACCTCGGCGAGCTGGAAGACGCTCGGAAACTGCAATAGGGCGAGCCCGAAGGCTAGACACGTGATGGAGTAGACAGTTCCCTCAATCCAGTTCCTGACTTTTCTGTTCTGGGCTGTAGACAACAGCAAGTACTGCCGAGTTGCTTCATTGCCGGAACGCAGCAAGTCATTTCGGAGATAGCGAGCGTGTGCGCTACCAGCGTCCCCTGGCCCGAGTTCCCCAACGGCCTTCGCTAGAGCGTAGGCCTCCGTTGCGATTGTGTGTGCCCGTCTTCGCCCACTCGACTCCCGAATCTTCAGGAACAAAGTCACTAGGGACACCGCGGGCGCGACGACGGCAGCAGCGATAGTCAGGGCATTCCTCCCAAGTTCGTTCCAGTCCATGATTTTTCCTGCCTTATCCACGTCAAAGCCACTAACTAATGTTGCGACGCGTTGTGTTTTGAAGTCGGGTTGGGACAAGCGTAGGACAGGGAGCGCCTAGGACCCGCTAAAGCTGGGGCAAAAGGGTCGCTACTGATCGAGAAGCTACCCAAGAGCGCGGTGGGCGTGGGGCCCGGCCGATACACTGCCTTCGGTGACCGCCCCTTCCCGGTGGGTCAATTTACTCAGTGCTATAGAAGGTGCAGATGCGCGACACTATTCAACAGTTCATGTGGGGTTTCCAGCCGCACTTCAGGTCTTCGCTCACTTTTCTCGCGAAGCACGCCCTTTCCTCAATAGGCGTAGAAGTGGCGCCCGAAGCTTACTTGGTTGGTTTCCGTGAAGCCGGAAACGGGCCCTGGCCGATTTGTGTCGAGCCAGAAACGGGACCGTACTCTCCCGACCTGCTGGGGGACGTGCTGCAGAATGCGGACCAACTGTACGAGGTGCATCCAGATCGCAACGTTCTGCACACACATCCTGACGTCCACGAGCGCTTCGTGCGCGGCCTTGTCGAATCATGCCGGATGAAAGCACTCAGCTCGGCCCTGGGCAATTCTGATACCGAATCTGAAAGAACGTTCTTTGTTGGGTACCCCGGGCACGTTGGTGACTACCGCGTCTATCCTGTCATCAGCGTCCTCAGAAGTCGCTGGGGCCTTTACCCACAACTGGACAAAGAGCAAAGCTTCTCCCGAATATCAACGCGACCTTCACTTCAGTCGGCTGTCCTGTGGGAGATTTTGGATCTGGCCACAAGTGCCTTGGGCCGGGCGCAGCCACCGCAAAGTCTCGGCCGTGCCGGGGATAATTCAGCTGATGTTGTACGGCATGCTGCGCACGATTTCGTAAATCGGCTGGTTACGGTGCACGGGGATTGGATGGGCGGTGGGTTTCCCGAGGCCATGGAGGCGGTTGCCGCGCAACCTTATGAAGGAAGGACGGGTATAGGCACCATCGTTCTCGCCAAGGAGGGACATCCCCAGGTCATCACCGACATCCGCTTTTCTAATCCAATAGTGCTTAGAGAGACCCGCTCTTTCCGCAAGGCACTTGAGATGACCGGAGTGAATCTTCATCTCCTCAGCGACGGCATCAAAGCGTATGGCCTCGGCCGCGTATCAGATGGATACAAAAAGGAGGCCGAGAACCTCTATTCCGTCAAAGTCGTTGGCCGTGGTTCATGGGAGCTTTCCCACGTTGACTCACACCTTCTCCGGCTTGACTATGGAATGGCGAAACTTCCTCAGGAGAGAATCTCGGAGGAGAAGTTTTTCGACACCGTCGAACGGGTTTTCCATGAAGACGGCGACGCTCGAGCATTGTGGGAGCTCACCCTTGCTGCCGCCGAGCAGCAACACGGAACCATGCTGGTCATCCATCGTGAGGCTGAGCTGGAAGCAAAGAGGCTAGCACCACAGGCTCTTGCCATAGAACCACGCCCCCTAGAATCAGAGGCCCTAGCTTCGCTAACCGCGATTGACGGCGCCATCCTTGTCGCTCCAAATGGACACTGTCACGCAGTTGGTGTCATCCTAGACGGCACTGCGGTGACCGGCACCGGCG
This region of Arthrobacter sp. DNA4 genomic DNA includes:
- a CDS encoding diadenylate cyclase is translated as MRDTIQQFMWGFQPHFRSSLTFLAKHALSSIGVEVAPEAYLVGFREAGNGPWPICVEPETGPYSPDLLGDVLQNADQLYEVHPDRNVLHTHPDVHERFVRGLVESCRMKALSSALGNSDTESERTFFVGYPGHVGDYRVYPVISVLRSRWGLYPQLDKEQSFSRISTRPSLQSAVLWEILDLATSALGRAQPPQSLGRAGDNSADVVRHAAHDFVNRLVTVHGDWMGGGFPEAMEAVAAQPYEGRTGIGTIVLAKEGHPQVITDIRFSNPIVLRETRSFRKALEMTGVNLHLLSDGIKAYGLGRVSDGYKKEAENLYSVKVVGRGSWELSHVDSHLLRLDYGMAKLPQERISEEKFFDTVERVFHEDGDARALWELTLAAAEQQHGTMLVIHREAELEAKRLAPQALAIEPRPLESEALASLTAIDGAILVAPNGHCHAVGVILDGTAVTGTGDAARGARYNLAVRYHHAMPEGSCIIVIVSEDGMINLLPSLARRVKLSAVEHAVRSLEEASEGDVEFEKASRHDRHVAALAFYLSGEQCNRVNAARERIEEARERSGSAITRVGYDLVKPNPKMNDSYFLPEE
- a CDS encoding DUF4062 domain-containing protein, with the translated sequence MAYNAHVLKVLIASPTDTGEARDAVEEVLHKWNSRRSERERVMILPRRWENDSVPKTGGDGQQMINDQLVDSCDIVIGIFNSKLGGPTPRAISGTVEEIEAVDKAGKPVHVFFSNELVPRGAEETSIELNKYRKQFEKKGLYFAYDNLQDLTRKVDEAIEHDITALNLSVEADSARPTPTGAKPQASHQETRYAKKIRVQNLGDTAAESFTLKLTGQGGKAPMVTNPHILPTITPLGEFVWDLNWSSAQTGNVLAEMEWEEDGQPKELKQSIALPFN
- the metH gene encoding methionine synthase; its protein translation is MPRFALDIESVPRPARSQELLDAVNHRVVIADGAMGTMLQGRDLQLDADFQNLEGCNEILNDTRPDVIADIHDAYFATGIDAVETNTFGANWSNLSDYGIDDRIEELALKGAKIARERAEAAEETDGRMRWVLGSMGPGTKLPSLGHTSYDHLKQTFALQAEGLIDGGADAFLIETSQDLLQTKAAVNGCKQAIVAKGVRLPIFVEVTVETTGTMLMGSEIGAALTALEPLGVDAIGLNCATGPDEMSEHLRHLSKQSSVAIACMPNAGLPVLGANGAHYPLSPAELATAHEQFVREFGLGLVGGCCGTTPEHMAAVVERLAPFRTKAVETKPNNAPARIPTEREAGVASLYQHVNFHQESAYLAIGERTNANGSKAFRQAMLDERWDDCVDIAREQIRVGAHLLDVCVDYVGRDGVADVKEIVSRFASASTLPLVIDSTEPPVLKAGLELIGGRPVVNSVNYEDGDGPNSRFARIMPLVKEHGTAVIALTINEEGQARTTEGKVAIASRLVDSLVGEWGMRVEDIIVDCLTFPVATGQEETRRDGIETIEAIRQITTKYPGINTTLGVSNVSFGLNPAARIVLNSVFLHEAVQAGLTSGIIDAAKIVPLASLPEEQRKVALDLVWDRREYDADGNTTYDPLARMLDMFAGVDTAALKDQRAAELAALPTGARLERRIIDGEGKGLEEDLDLARSEGMTPLGIINDHLLEGMKVVGERFGAGEMQLPFVLQSAEVMKNAVALLEPHMEKSDSSGKGTMVIATVRGDVHDIGKNLVDIILTNNGYKVINIGIKQGIAEIIAAAEEHNADVIGMSGLLVKSTVVMKENLAELQSRGLAKKWPVILGGAALTRAYVEQDLAEQFDGVVRYAKDAFEGLSLMEPLVRVARGESPDDVGLPPLKKRIHKGGAKFTITEPEAMPGRSDVASDNPVPVPPFWGTRIVRGVSLHDYSAFLDERATFMGQWGLKPGRGEDGASYEELVEREGRPRLRYWLDRILGEGMLDASVAYGYFPVVSEGEQVVVLHHGEDPDGVLGQAGLLAPDGGSGGPIGTDRLRFDFPRQRRDRHLCLADFVKSRESGQIDVLPVQLVTAGSKIEEFTSKMFAANQYRDYYELNGLVMQLTEALAEFWHARIRKELGFGAEEPKETAGYFKLDYRGARFSLGYPACPDMEDRRKVTELLKPERMGVILSDELMLHPEQSTDAFVFHHPEAKYFKV